One Spea bombifrons isolate aSpeBom1 chromosome 1, aSpeBom1.2.pri, whole genome shotgun sequence DNA window includes the following coding sequences:
- the LOC128472338 gene encoding uncharacterized protein LOC128472338 translates to MADTASGSNAPPADIQAWIQVAIKEALANLTPALPASTIPQVSSQPSGSDSESSAGSPPPKRPWKGSSAHANKGKGPAKRAKRRADHASAGPSTLANPSGDAPDYTPPSGDARDYSSDEDSNFQLTQELGSGEPLTSSEAALQCADPSEADLVYTPQGETLFDPRFIRHPRSAEWTPPDHIARYLQVWMRKALDKEVRNKLRAECPRPTIPGKVTATPEFDSFMVTYMNKKGRDPRRGLEKGLKSAQDKLLDVSGPMTQIFVLADEATAQNSPLDPGLIKDWVQRGLCLLGNANAAISAERRKAALLRIDPRLADMADKELGPKADGKLFGDPFISELRKHAGNYTTINKVETSLKKVFQAQGVFHRAGRQRGRAASRGTFTGPRYSYSPVSTPQYNPTFRTPFPASRGFQRGRGRGGRGRTRFSSA, encoded by the exons atggcTGATACAGCTTCTGGCTCTAATGCTCCCCCTGCTGATATCCAAGCCTGGATTCAGGTGGCAATTAAAGAGGCTCTGGCCAATTTAACCCCGGCCCTGCCGGCATCCACCATTCCTCAGGTCTCCTCTCAACCCTCAGGCTCTGATTCAGAGAGCTCTGCAGGGTCCCCACCTCCCAAAAGACCTTGGAAAGGATCTAGCGCTCATGCCAATAAAGGCAAAGGTCCGGCTAAACGTGCCAAACGCCGCGCAGATCATGCTTCGGCAGGACCTTCCACATTAGCAAACCCTTCGGGGGATGCACCTGATTATACACCTCCCTCGGGAGATGCCCGTGATTATTCCTCTGATGAGGATTCAAATTTTCAGTTGACCCAGGAACTTGGTTCAGGTGAGCCCTTAACCAGTTCAGAGGCTGCATTACAATGCGCAGATCCTTCGGAAGCAGACCTAGTTTACACCCCTCAGGGTGAAACCCTATTTGACCCCCGTTTTATTCGCCACCCTAGGTCGGCTGAGTGGACACCTCCAGACCATATAGCCCGCTATTTGCAGGTCTGGATGCGCAAGGCCTTAGATAAAGAGGTGCGCAATAAACTTAGGGCCGAATGCCCTCGTCCCACTATCCCGGGCAAAGTTACGGCCACCCCAGAATTCGATTCTTTCATGGTCACATATATGAACAAAAAGGGTAGAGACCCACGTAGGGGTTTGGAGAAGGGTTTGAAATCCGCACAGGATAAATTATTAGATGTTTCTGGTCCTATGACTCAGATTTTTGTGCTGGCTGATGAGGCAACAGCCCAAAATTCTCCCCTTGACCCAGGGCTAATCAAAGATTGGGTACAGCGGGGGTTATGCCTGTTAGGCAACGCCAACGCGGCAATTTCAGCCGAACGTCGCAAGGCAGCGCTGCTTAGAATTGACCCCCGGCTGGCCGATATGGCTGATAAAGAACTTGGTCCCAAAGCCGATGGCAAATTATTTGGGGATCCCTTTATTTCTGAGTTACGCAAACATGCGGGTAATTACACCACAATCAATAAGGTCGAGACTTCTCTTAAGAAAGTATTTCAAGCACAAGGTGTTTTTCACCGGGCTGGCAGACAGCGGGGCCGTGCTGCCAGCCGTGGAACCTTCACTGGCCCCAGATACAGCTACAGTCCGGTTTCCACACCCCAATATAATCCCACCTTTCGGACTCCGTTTCCCGCTTCCAGAGGGTTCCAGAGAGGTCGTGGCAGAGGTGGACGTGGACGAACAAGATTTTCATCTG CGTAA